The Buteo buteo chromosome 6, bButBut1.hap1.1, whole genome shotgun sequence genomic interval TCCCAAGGGCAAatgggaggagagaagctgaAGGCCCAGTGCCAGAAGGCAGCTGGGGGGAACACACATGACATCCAGCATTCAGGAGGTGAGGAGCAGCATCTTGCCATTTGCCACTACGGATTAACCACCACGCCATACCATAACAATAGGACTAACAGCACTGTCGGCCAGTATCTCCACAGTCCAGATCACCACTCAAACCAAAATGATCTTCCCTCTTGCTAGAATAGCCTTGCAGTggctgccctggcagcagaAAGATCTGTAGGGCGGATCTGAGACCTCTCTTCTAGTCTAATCTTCTATTCAGATATTTTGCAGTTGTACCTCCACCCTGGGGAGCTTCCAGCCTCCGTAGTACAGACCACACGGGCTTACTGCCTGCCTGCACTTCTCAGAGTTATGAGAAGCAACTGCTTAGGCTAATTCATCATGATCATTCTTGATCTCTGTATAACAAGAACATAAGGTAAAGAAAGGCAATTTCCTAGCTTTAGACTTATTGCCTCTCAAAGGCAAAGAGGGAGCAGGCAGTCAAAAAGCTGATGCAAGGCACTGACAACTGAACTAGAATATGACTGCCCACCTTCGGAGCAGCTCACCTGCACCAGAAAGGCTGTCAGTAAACGGAGCACTTCGTAGTTTTCTTCTGGCAGAGTCTGGAGTGTTTTGCGAACAACATCCACACGATTCACCTCTTCTACACCTAAAAATCAAGAGAGACAGGACAAGCAAGTCCATGAGGAATCCTCAGCACCCACCTTGATGAAAGCCCTGTTTGCAGTCACAGGGTATCCCACGCAGAACTGCCCCCCCTGCAAAAGATATCTTTGCCCTTGGCCAGTGCAACATTCAAGGAGTAGCACACTCTTGTTACAACTCACTCTGGAAGCTGACAACGTGGCTGTAGAGGCCAAAAGTGAGGAGGGGCTCAGGTAGCTCCCTCAAGAAGGTCTTGAGAATCACAGCAGGGAGGTGGACATCTTCATACTGCTGGAAATCTACAGGCACACCTGAGAAAGTAGAGCAGAGACTCAGTGCTCACTGACCAAAGTAGGACCTCCTCCAAAGAATGGTACATAGTGGTCAGAGTCCAGAACTAGGgaagcagtattttaaagaagacagagagggTACTGAAGCAAAACATCTTCTAGCAGAGTGGAAAAACATGTCCCAAAAGCATATGCAAAGCACTGCTGAATCCAGCACTACATCTTTAGAAGTCATCAAATGCAACAGATGACCAAGTTTCTTCCTGGTCATCTCCAGTCCCTCCAGTATAACCAGACCAAGATGGTATATCCCACCCCGAGAAACAGGGaaattttcaggaaggaaaaaggcagcaagAGGAACATCAGTGGGAAGCAACATGCTTTCCACGCAGCAGAAGTGTCAGATGCTTTTCCCTTGCAACTCAGGCCATACCCTGGTGGGGCCTCACCTAGAGGCCTATCAGAGAAGGACAGGAGCCATGATAGACTAGTTCCAACACAATTCCAGTTGGACAGTAGTAGTTCAGGAATGAGAGGGGCTCTGCTGAGTTTGGGTACTTACCCATGTTGTATTTTTGCTGCACCTCCCTGACAACCTGTGTATTTGCTGATCTCCGGAAAATCCCCTCTGTAGCAAGAGCTGTGAAGTGAGAACAGGTGGAGAAGAAAGATCAGTCATGTGAGTCTCTAAAAATGCTGGTCTTAATCACAAATCCATGCTGTGGGGCATTCAGACAGATGTCAGCAAGTCCCTTTTTTACAGTATGGcaattctttctgcttctgctacCAGGCAAAGGACACAACGAGCAGTTTGCTGCTCTTATACATGGGGCAGTATGGACAACTGGAAGAAAGAGGCCTCCTAAGCCCTGCACAATCTCTCTTGAAAGCTAACTCACCTAGTTCAGGCCTTTACACCTTATTCTAGACTGCTGTTCTTCTTTATCTTACCACACTCTGGATGGGAACTTAGGTGGAGGAGAGACCACTGACATGGAATTAAGAGGGGCTGCACCTTCCCCTGAACACTTACCATGCTCCTGCAAATGAGCAATGGTGTCTCTGACCACCAGAGGAACAGGAGACTGATCAGGGTTCTTCTCCCTGAGACTGTGGGAAGAGACAAGAGTTTAAAAATGACTcgtcctccctgccctgcatgCAGCCCCTGAATCTTGAAGATGCCCCCACAAGCTCTACCACATAGGATTTTGCTATCCCAGTCCCTGGTTCGTCCATTATTCcagccttctctcctcttcaCCCATTATCTACATCATTCACTGGAGCAAGTATGAGCTCATTACTACACCACAGGAATACTTCTCTTCTGTAAAAATCATAGCCTGTAGATGCCAGGGCAAAGGGGTTCCCAGAAGGCAAGGCTGCTAGTTATGAATCAGGTGAAAAGGATTAAGCTTCCTTTTTACTTCCCCATAAAAGAGCAAGGGCAGAAAGCTGACACACGAGAGAAATATATATGGGGTAAGTTTACCCTCCCCACTTCTGTAATGGAAGATATATCAACCCAATGGCTGTCAGGGAAGACCTAGTGATGCCGAGGTGTTTGCTGCCACCCTCACATGGGATTGACTATACCACTTCATAGCATGGAGCTGTTCACCCCTCGCAGGCTACTAACAAGCATCATGGGAGTTACATTTGGAAATGTTGTGTTGAAGTTGGGGAATGTGCTCCCAGATTGCTTCAGAGGATCTGTCTGGCCACACAGTACTGGCTCCTCCTCATTTGCCGAGAAGGCAAAAATCACACTCAAAGTTAAAAATACTTGCAATGCTTAGCCAGTATCACTAGCCCTTGCCAGTGTTTGTGTTTGCCTGTGTCACCGTGCAGGAATGGGGGGGATGGGAATCAGTACAAGGGTgagaagtgctttaaaaatagaatttatgATATGGAACAAAATAAGTAACAGATCTGCAGCACTGCTCAATCAAAATAGCATAGCCCTAAAGACACCTCCATCAGCCTCCTACAGACTTGCTTTGCTTAAAGGAAGTTTCTAGTGGCATAAAGCCATCCCCATGGCCcttattttcctcctcccctaGTGACCCTtagttgcagaaaaaaatcttatcctCATTTAGATACAATCTAGCCAGGGAATCAAGAGGGTGGAACTGAACTGAGTCAGTCAGGATCTGGACATGAGTGCAGAGTTCCTCAGAAGAATGATTAAAGCTTTGTAGGTAGTCTGAACTGCAAGAAATTTTACAgccatttttgctgctgttcagtTGTAAATACAGTGACCTCATATCAAGCAAGTCAGGGCAAAAGCAACACAATCCAGAGATACTCACTGCTGGAGCGAGACTCCAAACTGCTGGTTTGGCAGTGGTGGGCGCGGGGGTGTTGGCTTCTGGGGCACTTGTGAAGGTTTCTGCAGAGATCTCAGATATTCATCATACCTGTAGCAAAACACAGACTAGTAAAGAGCCACTCCACCTCCCAGAAAGAGCACAAACCCAGCGCTACACTTGACCCACTGCACAGCCAGTGGTAACAGCTCGGGCCTAGCATGGTTGATTCCACCTATGCAAAAACGGGACAGGCAACTCTGGAGCATAGGGGCAACAAGAACAAACATCTGGTTGCCagaaaaaagcagggagaaaggagTATCTATCTGGAATCAGAAGCTGGAGTAGTTGAGAATGACAGACAGCATGGGCAGGAGGCCAGGACAGCACTGCTTGTGATGAGACAGTTGCATGTATGTGTTAGGGACAGGGAATCAATCTGGTAGGACCGAGATTGTGGCAACTTTGGGAAGCCCCAAAGACAAGCTGAACTGTGCAGAGTGAGCAAAGCAGGTGCCCAGATGCAGCAGATGCACACCACAAGCTCCAGGTCAGTGTTAAGGTCAGCACCTTGCAGAAAGCCCCTGAGGGGTGAGTGGGAGAGGCAGGATTGGTGCTCCACTGGAGGAGGATTTTTAACTCGAGGACAGAACTGGGCACTGGGGCTAAGGACACACAGAGAAGAGCATGGAGAGAAACAACAGTCAATTTGTCACCACTCCCTCCAAAACCACTGCCTGAATGGAACAATCTCTTCCTCCCCTTGCCATTCCTCCAGAAAAGTCTCCCCTCACAGAGCCCTAAGCAAATAGGAGACAGGCAGCATTCTCACTTCAGCACTTGGCTTGGGATCCCCAACTGTTCCAGCTTCACATACTCCTCCAGCTCACTAAGGAAGTTCACATAAAAAATCTTTCGTCCAAActtaaagctgaaaaacaagagaaaagtaGGTATGTGAGGAATCAGGAAATTCAGTATCAGAATGGACTTTTCACAGGCAAGGAGAGCAGGGGTCTGCAAAAGACATCAATGGGGCAAAGCGGCAGGTATGGCTGAGCAGCAGAGATGTCACCCACATAGCTCTCCAGCTCCATATATTTTACCAGGAGATGCCAAGACTTTCCAACTCATGTTAGAAGCCCTAGCAGCAGCAGGCTTCCTAAAACGCTAGATTTCTCCTTCCTAATTTCAgcagcaggttttgttttcaattattttacaGAGTTAGAATTTCAGCATGAACACAATGAATTAAGTATAATTTGGACTGACTCTCACTTCCTTTTTCGTTATTAGCAGAGCCTGCAACACTTTACTTCTACTTAGCTGGATAAAAAGGGAGCAGCACAGAACTGCAAACTCTGTAGGTTCCCAAAGCAGTACTTCTTGTGTCTGAATATTTCTGAGCTCAGAAATAGGAGAAGATAGCATAGGGTGAGAGACTTCAGGGTAGGCTTGGCAGCCTGCGCTCATCTTGTACCCCACTGAGAATGCCCCATTATTCCCCTGCAGTCTGAGGATGTGGGTGAGCCTCCTATAGCGCTTCCTACCTGATCAGAGGCTTGAAGAGAATCAGCAGGGTCTTGATGAACATGGTTGGGTGCACAATATACAAGGCTTTGATATTCTTCTTGTACCTGCCAAGAGAAGCTAAGTAAGGATGAGCTGCACGTTAAGCAGAGGAGCCAACCTTTCCACAAGATTAAGGCACCCTGGGTGCTCCATTCCTTTTGCACCGAGCCTCACCACTTGCCAGCACCCACGGCCTCTGCTCTCCCATGCTTCGTAGCTGTGTCAGGCTACTCAGCAGCCTAAGGGCACGCTCTACTGTATTCCAAGATTCACCAAGAAGCAGTGAGCAGCCTCGTCAAGAAGCAACAATTACACCATGTGGCTGACACACTTGCCCTGgtcctggttttgctgcttgCCTGTTGGCCTAAAGGATGTAACTACAGAAGGAGCTGTTTATCCCATGGATTCAGCCTGCATTAAACAACAACTCACCTCaataagcagcagaaataagTGACAGTAAATTATGATCACCAAGCTACATGGGGGGCCTGGGGAAGATCTTCTGTGTTAGGCTACAGAACAGCATGTTATATCCTTGCTTGCTGCAGCCTTACTCACTTGCGATCAAATTCCCTGTAGGCATCCCGCAGCCAGCTCAGGGATGGCTTGTTCTCACTGGTCAGGCCATGGTGCAGGTACACCAGTGTGTAATCACTCTCCACATACTGGTCCAGCGTGAATTTCAGGTACCTGAGAAGAGACAACTGCTGAACTTGCTTCATGCTCTGCCACAGAGGCTCTTCCTCCCTTTGGGACTCATTTTGTGTGCCATAACAGAGGATTTGCATCCCCAGCAATGGAGGTAAGCACTTTGGGAGGATGTGTCCAGCTAAAGAAGTTACTGCAGATAGATCTGGCCCCAGGAATCCAGCACCTGGGAATTATGTCAGGCTTAAGAAGTTAACAGCAGCCTCCTACGATGCTACTCACCCCAGCAGTTTCACATGATCAAGTTGATGACTTGGGGGCATCCGGCAGGCACTGAACAAAATGACTTTCCTTCCGTATTTGTCATCACCTGCAGATGAAATGCCAGAGATTACAGGGAGTTTAAGGACTACATTGTGCTCTTGGCAGCAAGGGGTAAACAGAGAATGGGAAACTGCCATAACAAGGCAGAAGTCTGGATTGCCACAACTGCCAGGAAAGCTAAACCTGATTTTCAGCAGAGTTACCATGGGCCTAGTATGGAATCAGAAACCCGAACACCAAGGGCCAGGTAAGTCAACAACGCAAGTGGAAAATAGAGTCCATGCTGCAgccctgaaagaaaaggaaggattgGCAGCCAGGATGCCTCAGGACACATAGGGATGGAGGCCTGAGGTACAGAACAGAGCACTCAAGAGCATTAATCCTGCAACGGCTGTCCCTGGGCACTGCTCCTGATGCACATGTGCCCAGGGAGACACAGGGAAAACTGCCCCTCACAGGCACAACCACCACTCCTTCCGACCTGCACACAGTCCCAGACTAACTGCTTGTGGTCTGGTGCATTTGTTTCATGCTTCACCTGAAGTTTAGTCCTGCACACAGAACAAAGTCATTTCATACCCTGGAAACCAAGATATTCCTAGAAACAGGGCAGTCCCAGCCACATCCCAGAGATGAGAAGCAAGCATCATCATAAGCCTCTTCTACAGAAGGACCAAGTAGGGCTGCTGGATTCTCCAGGGGGATTGCAGAACAAGCTGTTCACCGCTTCCTAGATTTTCCATCCACAGAGATATTTTTCCAATCTGAACTGGATGGAGCTTTAAAGTGCAGCACAACAAAGCATTCTAtgtgaaaaaacagcagaaaacagtcCCCATCACACTGGAGCCAAATAACCCATAAAGCACCCTCATCTTGGGGAGGGCACTCTCAGCCACCACTTGAGGCTTCAGAGACAAGCAGCCAAGTTTTCTCCAAAGCAAGTCTTCATAGGTCAGTGGACTTCTGCCAGCAGAGATCTCAGCCCTGTGAACAAAACCTGAGCAGATGGGCATG includes:
- the ARHGAP1 gene encoding rho GTPase-activating protein 1 isoform X1; translated protein: MAADPLSELQDDLNLDDTNQSLSQLKLASIDDKSWPADEAPAFPKSEDSKGSPEPVTHLQWDDPYYDIARHHIVEVAGDDKYGRKVILFSACRMPPSHQLDHVKLLGYLKFTLDQYVESDYTLVYLHHGLTSENKPSLSWLRDAYREFDRKYKKNIKALYIVHPTMFIKTLLILFKPLISFKFGRKIFYVNFLSELEEYVKLEQLGIPSQVLKYDEYLRSLQKPSQVPQKPTPPRPPLPNQQFGVSLQHLREKNPDQSPVPLVVRDTIAHLQEHALATEGIFRRSANTQVVREVQQKYNMGVPVDFQQYEDVHLPAVILKTFLRELPEPLLTFGLYSHVVSFQSVEEVNRVDVVRKTLQTLPEENYEVLRLLTAFLVQVSAHSDRNKMTNTNLAVVFGPNLLWAKDVAITLKAINPINTFTKFLLDHQKELFEDVEA
- the ARHGAP1 gene encoding rho GTPase-activating protein 1 isoform X2, with protein sequence MAADPLSELQDDLNLDDTNQSLSQLKLASIDDKSWPADEAPAFPKSGDDKYGRKVILFSACRMPPSHQLDHVKLLGYLKFTLDQYVESDYTLVYLHHGLTSENKPSLSWLRDAYREFDRKYKKNIKALYIVHPTMFIKTLLILFKPLISFKFGRKIFYVNFLSELEEYVKLEQLGIPSQVLKYDEYLRSLQKPSQVPQKPTPPRPPLPNQQFGVSLQHLREKNPDQSPVPLVVRDTIAHLQEHALATEGIFRRSANTQVVREVQQKYNMGVPVDFQQYEDVHLPAVILKTFLRELPEPLLTFGLYSHVVSFQSVEEVNRVDVVRKTLQTLPEENYEVLRLLTAFLVQVSAHSDRNKMTNTNLAVVFGPNLLWAKDVAITLKAINPINTFTKFLLDHQKELFEDVEA